A stretch of Anaerohalosphaeraceae bacterium DNA encodes these proteins:
- a CDS encoding glycoside hydrolase N-terminal domain-containing protein — protein MKTVLVLLLSVGLPLGAEELTLWYSQPAEEWTEALPVGNGRLGAMVFGGTVEERLQLNEETIWAGPPVPQAKEGFREAVEKARALWFEGRYAEAQRVVQAVMGDPIEPRSYQTLGDLYLRMDGAPQPTVPPLPIQGWKRGPVLDGVDASQLAETFDDSGWPAASSLDVPEGKTVVFRTRFSLTAEQIEKGLTRLELEPIDDRGILSLNGKELGRTSQWNKPYAFDAGPLLRAGENVLAAAVTNYSGPGQMAGEVRLAQQQRVPVENYRRQLCLDTAAVTTRFTYEGVSYTREVFSSPAADVLVIRITAEQPGRLNLKAALERPADFTTAAAGPDAIEMYGRAQHGGRQLGVKWHCLLKGQTQGGRLRTENNQLVIEEADAATLYLAAATDYNLKDPAKPLTRDRRQVCRQQIEAACRKPYEQLKAEHIAEHQRLFRRCLLDLAGPDSSNKPTDVRLQAVRDGADDPGLAALYFHFGRYLLISSSRPGCLPANLQGIWNDNIRAPWNSDYHININIQMNYWPAEVTNLSECHIPFLDFIERLVPNGRRTAQRLYGARGFCASFTTDAWLYTDPFGNVQYGLWPHGGGWAAQHFMEHYRFTQDKDFLRKRAYPLLKEAALFYLDYLTPHPQTGLLTAGPDTSPENLYLSPDKQKIAVSMGAAMSQQIIWDVFSNTLEAAEILGIRDDFTQRVRTALEKLAPTQIGPDGRLMEWAQPFEEAEPGHRHMSHLFALHPGRQYNVYDHPDFTQAAKKTIEYRLAHGGGHTGWSRAWMILFWARLHEPQKAYENLQALLAKSTLANLFDTHPPFQIDGNFGGTAAIAEMLLQSHVRTPDGTVLIELLPALPAEWPRGRIQGLRARGGFEIDLAWEEHGLEKAVIRAGADNACRIRYRNQTLNRTFKSGDTLTLTADEFNKR, from the coding sequence ATGAAAACCGTGCTGGTGTTGCTGCTGTCCGTCGGCCTGCCGCTGGGGGCCGAGGAATTGACGCTGTGGTATTCCCAGCCCGCAGAGGAATGGACGGAGGCCCTGCCGGTGGGCAACGGCCGGCTGGGGGCGATGGTCTTCGGGGGCACGGTGGAGGAACGGCTTCAGCTCAATGAAGAAACAATTTGGGCGGGTCCTCCGGTACCGCAGGCCAAAGAGGGCTTTCGGGAAGCGGTTGAAAAGGCCCGGGCTCTCTGGTTCGAAGGACGATACGCCGAAGCCCAGCGCGTCGTTCAGGCTGTGATGGGTGACCCGATTGAACCGCGAAGCTATCAGACGCTCGGAGACCTCTATCTGCGAATGGACGGTGCGCCGCAGCCGACAGTGCCTCCTTTGCCTATCCAGGGCTGGAAGCGGGGACCGGTGCTGGACGGAGTTGATGCATCTCAACTGGCTGAAACGTTTGACGACAGCGGCTGGCCGGCGGCTTCGTCGCTGGACGTGCCGGAGGGAAAAACCGTTGTCTTTCGCACCCGCTTTTCTCTGACGGCTGAGCAAATCGAAAAAGGGCTGACCCGTCTGGAGCTGGAGCCGATTGACGACCGAGGCATCCTTTCCCTGAACGGCAAAGAGCTGGGCCGTACCAGTCAATGGAACAAACCATATGCGTTTGATGCGGGTCCTCTGCTTCGGGCAGGAGAGAATGTTCTGGCGGCAGCCGTGACCAACTATTCCGGCCCCGGACAGATGGCCGGGGAGGTTCGTCTGGCCCAGCAGCAGCGAGTGCCGGTGGAGAACTACCGCCGTCAACTGTGCCTGGACACCGCCGCCGTGACAACTCGCTTTACATATGAAGGAGTGTCCTACACGCGAGAGGTCTTTTCATCGCCTGCCGCCGATGTACTGGTTATTCGAATTACGGCTGAACAGCCCGGGCGACTGAATCTGAAAGCAGCCCTGGAACGGCCCGCCGATTTTACCACCGCCGCCGCAGGACCGGACGCCATCGAAATGTACGGCCGGGCCCAGCACGGAGGCCGGCAGTTGGGGGTCAAGTGGCATTGTCTGCTGAAAGGACAGACGCAAGGAGGACGCCTCCGCACGGAAAACAATCAGCTGGTGATTGAAGAGGCGGATGCGGCGACCTTGTATCTTGCGGCCGCCACGGATTACAATCTGAAAGACCCCGCCAAACCGCTGACACGAGACCGCCGGCAGGTCTGCCGACAGCAGATTGAGGCCGCCTGCAGGAAACCCTATGAACAGCTCAAGGCCGAGCATATCGCCGAACACCAGCGGCTTTTCCGACGGTGTCTTCTTGATTTGGCCGGGCCGGATTCTTCCAACAAACCGACGGATGTGCGGCTTCAGGCAGTCCGAGACGGGGCGGATGACCCCGGTCTGGCGGCCCTGTATTTTCATTTCGGCAGGTATTTGTTAATCAGCTCGTCACGGCCGGGCTGTCTGCCCGCCAATCTGCAGGGAATCTGGAACGACAACATTCGAGCCCCGTGGAACAGCGATTATCACATCAACATCAATATCCAGATGAATTACTGGCCTGCAGAGGTGACGAACCTGTCGGAGTGCCATATTCCTTTTTTGGATTTCATTGAGCGGCTGGTGCCCAACGGCCGCCGGACAGCGCAGCGGCTTTATGGGGCCCGCGGTTTCTGTGCATCGTTTACAACGGATGCCTGGCTGTACACTGACCCGTTCGGGAACGTCCAGTACGGCCTGTGGCCGCACGGGGGCGGCTGGGCCGCTCAGCATTTCATGGAACATTACCGATTCACGCAGGATAAGGATTTTCTGCGGAAACGCGCCTATCCGCTTTTGAAGGAAGCGGCCCTGTTTTATCTGGACTATCTGACGCCGCATCCGCAAACAGGCCTTTTGACAGCCGGGCCGGATACCTCTCCGGAAAATCTGTACCTGAGCCCCGACAAACAGAAAATCGCTGTTTCGATGGGCGCTGCGATGAGTCAGCAGATTATCTGGGACGTCTTTAGCAATACGCTCGAGGCGGCGGAGATTCTCGGCATTCGGGATGACTTCACCCAGCGGGTGCGGACGGCACTGGAAAAACTGGCTCCGACACAAATCGGGCCGGACGGCCGCCTGATGGAATGGGCGCAGCCGTTTGAAGAGGCCGAGCCGGGCCATCGGCATATGTCGCATTTGTTTGCGCTGCATCCGGGCCGCCAGTACAATGTCTATGACCATCCGGACTTTACGCAGGCGGCCAAAAAAACGATTGAATACCGTCTGGCACACGGCGGCGGACACACGGGCTGGTCGCGGGCCTGGATGATTCTTTTCTGGGCGCGCCTTCACGAACCGCAAAAGGCCTATGAAAACCTGCAGGCCCTGCTGGCCAAAAGCACGCTGGCGAATCTGTTTGACACACATCCGCCGTTTCAGATCGACGGCAACTTCGGAGGAACGGCGGCCATCGCGGAGATGCTGCTGCAGTCTCATGTCCGTACACCGGATGGGACGGTTCTGATTGAACTGCTGCCGGCCTTGCCCGCTGAATGGCCGCGGGGGCGTATTCAAGGGCTGCGGGCACGGGGCGGTTTTGAAATCGACCTTGCCTGGGAAGAGCATGGTCTCGAAAAGGCCGTCATTCGGGCGGGGGCGGACAATGCCTGCCGGATTCGATACCGCAATCAAACACTGAACAGAACATTCAAATCCGGTGACACTCTGACTTTGACCGCCGACGAGTTTAATAAAAGATGA
- a CDS encoding bifunctional 4-hydroxy-2-oxoglutarate aldolase/2-dehydro-3-deoxy-phosphogluconate aldolase: MARHSRLEVLCAMKEIGLIPVFYQGDVETAVQIAQACAEGGARCIEFTNRGDRAVRVFEELTRWRDKQKPEIILGVGSIVDAPTAALYIAAGADFVVGPLLDEDTARLCNSRKIPYLPGCGSVTEIHRAHQLGVEICKIFPGGQVGGPEFVKAVRGPCPWAELMPTGGVSPTQESLSAWFNAGTVCVGMGSNLITKALVEAKDFAGITKAVRQTLELVREIRRQIRVK, translated from the coding sequence ATGGCTCGGCATTCGCGGCTTGAAGTGCTTTGTGCAATGAAGGAAATCGGTCTGATACCCGTTTTTTATCAGGGCGATGTCGAAACGGCGGTTCAGATTGCGCAGGCCTGTGCGGAGGGCGGGGCTCGCTGTATTGAGTTTACCAATCGCGGCGACCGGGCTGTGAGGGTTTTTGAGGAATTGACGCGCTGGCGGGATAAGCAGAAACCGGAAATCATTCTCGGCGTCGGTTCCATTGTTGATGCGCCTACCGCTGCCCTGTACATTGCGGCTGGAGCGGATTTTGTTGTCGGACCGCTGCTCGATGAGGACACAGCCAGACTGTGCAACAGCCGCAAAATTCCCTATCTGCCCGGCTGCGGTTCCGTCACGGAGATTCATCGGGCCCATCAGCTGGGCGTGGAAATCTGCAAAATCTTCCCGGGCGGCCAGGTCGGCGGGCCTGAATTTGTCAAAGCCGTTCGCGGGCCTTGTCCGTGGGCCGAACTGATGCCTACCGGCGGGGTGTCGCCGACGCAGGAGAGTCTGTCCGCCTGGTTCAATGCCGGAACCGTCTGCGTCGGAATGGGCTCCAACCTCATCACCAAGGCCCTGGTAGAGGCCAAAGATTTTGCGGGCATCACGAAGGCCGTCCGCCAGACCCTCGAGCTCGTCCGGGAAATCCGCCGGCAAATCCGAGTCAAGTAA
- a CDS encoding metallophosphoesterase: MGHSVLCWLGVLGTMLSAQWTIRTENVAIPPSFEDCWSLVILPDVQYYNETYPGLFELQTQWVRNQARSLRIQYVLLPGDITNTNSQKEWENASSALKILDGHVPYAMCTGNHDCGPGGNAAERSTGLDTSFPYERLSGWTGLAGVKTAGQTANSYHLFEAPGPSRWLIVTLEWAPTDETLQWASEILARYPERNAILLVHAYLYHDDSRYDWKTKGDKQDWNPHVYPTEPAGNDGQEIWDKLVRKHDNVFLVVSGHVIGDGTGLLISQTDGGRAVIQMLVNYQTPIHDIGGQAWLRVMTFRRDLKKITCWSYSPLLKQYRSEPDQLFELTWIEASPDTSAPESTKTRSAAGTEQTSRAN; the protein is encoded by the coding sequence ATGGGACACAGTGTATTGTGCTGGTTGGGAGTGCTTGGAACTATGCTTTCAGCCCAGTGGACTATTCGGACGGAAAACGTCGCAATTCCACCTTCTTTTGAAGACTGCTGGTCGCTGGTTATCCTGCCGGACGTGCAGTATTACAACGAAACATATCCGGGGCTTTTTGAGCTTCAGACCCAGTGGGTCCGCAATCAGGCCCGTTCGCTTCGGATTCAATATGTGCTGCTGCCGGGCGATATTACGAATACCAACAGCCAAAAGGAATGGGAAAATGCCTCCAGCGCACTAAAAATCCTGGATGGACACGTCCCGTATGCAATGTGTACAGGCAATCACGACTGCGGCCCCGGCGGCAATGCGGCCGAGCGAAGCACCGGGCTGGATACCTCCTTTCCGTATGAACGGCTGTCCGGCTGGACCGGACTGGCAGGCGTAAAAACCGCCGGTCAAACGGCCAATTCCTATCACCTTTTTGAAGCGCCCGGCCCCAGCCGCTGGCTGATTGTGACCCTCGAATGGGCCCCGACGGATGAAACCCTGCAGTGGGCCTCAGAAATTCTCGCACGTTATCCGGAGCGAAACGCAATTCTTTTGGTTCACGCCTATTTATACCACGATGACAGCCGGTATGACTGGAAAACCAAAGGCGACAAACAGGACTGGAATCCCCACGTTTACCCGACTGAACCGGCGGGCAATGACGGGCAGGAAATCTGGGACAAACTGGTCCGCAAACACGACAACGTCTTTCTGGTTGTCAGCGGACATGTCATAGGCGACGGGACGGGGCTTTTGATTTCCCAAACCGACGGCGGGCGAGCCGTCATTCAAATGCTGGTTAACTACCAAACTCCGATTCATGATATCGGCGGTCAGGCCTGGCTGCGGGTGATGACGTTTCGCCGCGATTTGAAAAAGATTACCTGCTGGTCCTACAGTCCCCTTTTGAAGCAATATCGTTCGGAGCCGGACCAGCTGTTTGAGCTGACCTGGATAGAAGCGTCTCCAGATACGTCAGCCCCGGAATCAACAAAGACCCGCTCAGCGGCAGGGACAGAACAAACATCACGAGCGAATTGA